A genomic window from Salvia hispanica cultivar TCC Black 2014 chromosome 5, UniMelb_Shisp_WGS_1.0, whole genome shotgun sequence includes:
- the LOC125186822 gene encoding fasciclin-like arabinogalactan protein 11, which yields MDQTLVSTSLLLTTLLLLQCTTTTLAQAPAPGPAGPTNVTKILEKAGQFTTLIRLFKITQIGDQINTQLNNSNQGLTIFAPTDNAFASLPAGTLNSLSDQQKVSLIQFHILPTYLTTTQFQTVSNPVRTQAGDSANGAFPLNVTTSGNQVNITTGVNEATVSNTMYTDNQLAVYQVDKVLLPLSIFGTPSPTPAPTSPKATKKKAAAADSPVASPDASDAAGDRRRVHGVVGFGVAVVAMLYHL from the coding sequence ATGGACCAAACCCTAGTCTCCACATCCCTCCTCCTCAccaccctcctcctcctccagtGCACCACCACAACCCTAGCCCAAGCCCCAGCTCCCGGGCCGGCCGGCCCAACCAACGTGACCAAAATCCTCGAAAAGGCCGGGCAATTCACCACCCTAATCCGCCTCTTCAAGATCACCCAAATCGGAGACCAAATCAACACACAGCTCAACAACTCGAACCAAGGGCTAACCATCTTCGCCCCGACCGACAACGCCTTCGCCAGCCTCCCCGCGGGCACCCTCAACTCCCTGTCCGACCAGCAGAAAGTGTCACTCATCCAATTCCACATCCTCCCAACCTACCTCACCACCACGCAGTTCCAAACCGTGAGCAACCCCGTCCGCACCCAGGCCGGCGACAGCGCCAACGGAGCCTTCCCCCTCAACGTCACCACCTCCGGCAACCAGGTCAACATCACCACCGGCGTCAACGAGGCCACCGTGTCCAACACCATGTACACCGACAACCAGCTGGCGGTGTATCAAGTGGATAAGGTTCTTCTCCCTCTGAGTATCTTTGGCACGCCGTCTCCTACGCCTGCTCCGACTTCGCCCAAGGCTACTAAGAAGAAGGCTGCGGCGGCGGATAGCCCCGTGGCTTCGCCGGATGCGTCGGATGCGGCGGGTGATCGGCGTCGTGTGCATGGAGTTGTTGGATTTGGAGTAGCTGTGGTGGCGATGCTTTATCATTTGTGA
- the LOC125189195 gene encoding zinc finger protein JACKDAW-like, producing the protein MAYVMMSEDGLMRGYIGQDPNPNINSNSNPNPNSSSNKRKRNLPGTPDPDAEVIALSPKSLMATNRFLCEICNKGFQRDQNLQLHRRGHNLPWKLKQRTNKEVKKKVYICPEKTCVHHEASRALGDLTGIKKHYSRKHGEKKWKCDKCSKKYAVQSDWKAHSKICGTREYKCDCGTLFSRKDSFITHRAFCDALAEESARFSSPVASANLSFRNELLGNPQFSFRAELEGGNQLSFDHNNMQKPRLPLWLDSATPNNFGAATSLPELVQMASQNHQWQVQADHNQVGFGGASINSMASSSSAIPIPRVLKEEEQNKANLSQAINSLYYNETNNAAAAQMSMSATALLQKAAQMGSTRATDSSFSPAGFGLINNASFSAQNPTSLGKPDNNLMAAESSLTRDFLGVGGNDQIQNRQQFMPENELAKFAAGMEMSHYSRN; encoded by the exons ATGGCATATG TCATGATGTCTGAAGATGGTCTAATGAGGGGCTACATCGGCCAGGATCCCAACCCTAATatcaattcaaattcaaacccTAATCCCAATTCTTCATCCAATAAGCGCAAGAGGAATCTCCCAGGAACACCAG ATCCAGATGCGGAAGTGATAGCGCTGTCTCCGAAATCTCTGATGGCGACAAACCGATTCCTCTGCGAAATCTGCAACAAGGGTTTCCAGCGGGACCAGAATCTGCAGCTCCACCGCCGCGGCCACAACCTCCCTTGGAAGCTCAAGCAGCGCACCAACAAGGAGGTCAAGAAGAAGGTCTACATCTGCCCGGAGAAGACCTGCGTCCACCACGAGGCGTCTCGCGCTCTCGGCGACCTCACCGGAATCAAGAAGCACTACAGCAGGAAGCACGGCGAGAAGAAATGGAAATGCGACAAATGCTCCAAGAAATACGCCGTTCAATCCGACTGGAAAGCCCACAGCAAGATCTGCGGTACTAGAGAGTATAAATGCGACTGCGGCACTCTCTTCTCCAG AAAGGATAGCTTCATCACGCACAGAGCCTTCTGCGACGCGCTGGCGGAAGAGAGCGCGAGATTCAGCAGCCCCGTGGCGTCGGCGAATCTGAGTTTTAGGAATGAATTGTTGGGAAATCCCCAATTTTCGTTTAGGGCGGAACTGGAAGGCGGAAATCAGCTCAGCTTTGATCATAATAATATGCAGAAACCAAGACTGCCTCTGTGGCTGGACAGCGCAACACCGAACAATTTCGGTGCAGCGACGAGCTTGCCGGAGTTGGTGCAGATGGCGTCGCAAAATCATCAGTGGCAAGTACAAGCAGATCATAACCAAGTAGGATTCGGTGGCGCAAGCATTAATAGCATGGCGTCATCATCATCTGCAATTCCGATTCCGAGAGTACTAAAAGAGGAGGAACAAAACAAAGCAAATTTGTCCCAAGCCATAAATTCACTTTATTACAACGAAACAAACAATGCAGCAGCAGCTCAAATGTCCATGTCAGCCACCGCGTTGCTCCAGAAAGCAGCTCAGATGGGATCTACCAGAGCCACTGACTCCTCATTCTCCCCAGCCGGATTCGGCCTCATCAACAACGCCTCCTTCTCCGCCCAAAACCCTACCAGTCTTGGCAAACCTGATAATAATTTGATGGCGGCGGAGAGCAGCCTAACCCGGGATTTTCTGGGAGTGGGCGGGAATGATCAGATTCAGAACAGGCAGCAGTTTATGCCGGAAAACGAGCTGGCGAAGTTCGCGGCGGGGATGGAGATGAGCCATTACAGCAggaattga